GTTCAGAAAGGTGTTAGGAGTAGAAGAACTGGGGTTTCCATGCAAGACCCCAACCCAACTCTTGACAAGCTGGAAGATGATGTAAGTGCATGGAAATACTTTTTTTTGTCACTACAAAACTAAGTGGTTCAACAGTACACGCTCTACTAGGGTTGCGCTAGTTGCATTTATCCTCCCTTAGTAGGGCTTAGAGCATTTGCCTTAGCTGTAAAGGAGGCTGACACCGTATCGATGGCATGACAGCTCGCAAGTTGCGAGTGCCACTTAGGCTATTGTGACCTAGCCTATTGCTCTGTGATTACATGATTGAGAAAGCTTGGTTTCTTAAGTCAGGTACCAATGATAGATTATGAAGCTTGACGTATTGCGCTTGAAGAGCTTCTGGCACATTTGAGAAATCTACACATCTAGTAACCTGATCTTAAAAGTCGACAGGTTTGTCTTGGATGCTTGTGGCGGACAAGTGTCACAAAAGTGAGAAAAGAACTTGGAAAAGTGCAGCTCCCCTAGTACGAAACGGAGTAGTATTGCATCAGAAGAAGGATAAAAGAACCAAACGACGAGTTGATCAAGGCCAGGGTACTCTCCAAGTGTTCAGAATCATGCATGTAATAGCCAGGGCTGGTCGAGGTCAAGCAGCCGAAGCTCGCATGGAGAAATCTCGACGCAAAGTAACCACAATCAATGCCAAGAACCCCCTGAAAGGAGTGTATGTAAGGGGGAAACAGGATTGTCTTGTTCAACCGAAACCCCCAATGTATTGAAAGAGGTCTAGTTTACTTATGGGAATAGGCCTTGGCATCGCTTGCCATGACAAACCCACTTGTGGCCTGCCACGCGACTAGACCAGGAGCAAATCCGGCGTCTAAAGTCTGAAGCATAGGAAATGATAGCAAGGCGGCGAAGTTCATTGAAGCATGGATTTGCAGTGATTTTGGGACCTGCTGAGGTGCTTCATGAGACAGGACACTGCTTGGCAAAATATCACTTCCCTTCAGTTAAAAGGATGACTGATCTCCTCTTCGAAATCCCCAAGGACAAGCCTCAAGACAAGTAGCGAGCCCGATGAAACGTCTCTCTTTGACGTCACTGTGTTCCCAATGCCCCGTTTTTGAAGCAAAATCTCTTTGTATCCTCGACCGAGGTTTTGCGGGCGGAGTCCTTGAATCCAACGAGAACAAGGGCAGATCGTTCGGCTGTACTCAGCTATGTCGTAACCCTGATGCCGGGTTGTCTGAGTGTGACGGGGTATCAGATTTCCACAAAGAACTAAAACCACGCCAGAAACCCTTAAAAGTGATAACATTCCCTCACTCAGGTGTACTCTCAATCAAACCCATTTGCCTGTTTATCTTATCCCTGCCGAACACCACCATCAACTTCTAGTCTTCGATTTCAACCACGCCGGACTCTTGATCGTACTTATACTTCCAGTCTATATCCAACAATGAGCATGGACTCCAACACGGTTGAAACCCTTCAGTCCAACGTTGCTAGTCAACCTTCCACCAGTGCCTCATCAAGCCGCTACAACACCTATTCCATCGAGGCCTGCCGTCTGGCAAATTCCGACCCGGTCTCTCAGCCCGACGACAGCTCTCATCAGGCCCCCAGCAGTAGAGACGGCGACTgtagggaagggaaagacAGTGTAAATGACGAGAAAAGCGATGGGCTCGAAGCTATGGATCAAGGTGGTTTCAAGGTCATGTACGCCGAACGGGATGACCGGCTGTTGGATGGCTACTTCTCCAGACTTGGCAGCAAGATCCAACATGCCAAAGACAGAAAGGCTCGCAAGCTGGcccagcgtcgccgtctctTGCAGGATGGGAAGAGTTAGATAGATTCAAGCTGAGCGGAAAGCTCACTTGGCAAGAAGACGCTGCGAGGAGTATCTGGGCCCGTGGGAGTGCTGAGACCACATTCTTATCAGGGCATAACAGAAGGCATTCTCAACATCTCTCTGGTACTTCTCAAGCGACGACGATCTACACAATTCCCCTACCCAGCGTGGTGCTCATTATCATCAATGATCATCAATTCTCAGTCATGTTCTCCCCAAACTCCTGCCCTCGACCCCCTCGCCCCAGCGACTGATCCAGTTACGACCCAATCACACGTGCAGCCATACCCATACCCTCTTCTACGAATAGCCTACTTTCCAAAGCTCCATCCCCCGTTCACGACCGCCGCTCGATGTTTCGCTTGTGCAgggccttgacctcctcgtccaacCCAGGGATCGGGCCTTGGACCGGAATGTTTGGCGCAACCGCATTGATAGGAAGCGGGCTGACCTTGGTCCCAgccccggcgccgagctccttCAACCACGACGCCAACTGGTCGCTCGAGGAGACGTAGACGATCGGGCCCAGGCCGACCCAGGCGTGCGCCGCGGCGCACATGGGGCAGTGCTCGCCCGACGTGTAgaccgaggcggcggcgcggtccGCGGCGCTCAGGTTGAGCTGCGCCCAGCGCGCGAGGGTGAACTCCGGGTGGAGGGTGGCGTCGCGCCTCccatcgccgtcctcgcccgtGTTGACGCGGTTGCGGTCTTCCCGGAGaacggtgccgtcggcgccgacgaggacggagcCGAAGgggtcgtcgccggcgtcgagggcttccctggcgagctcgacgcaGCGGCGGAGGATGTTGGGGTCTGGAGGGGTGGTGGTAGGAGCCATTGTGGAGTCTGCGGAGTTTGAAGGATGATGGGGGTTTTCAAAATGTGACAGTATCGAGTTGgtgatgtgtgtgtgtggatCTGGTGTTATGGGATGAGCAAGGGAACAGAGGCTGATGTAAGTAGTGGTGATGCGGGATAAACTTGGATTCATGACGTAGCGGCGCGCGGAGGAATATTATCCCAGACGAGGACCGAACAATGTCTAGTTCGGCTCATCACAGCCGCCAACTCTGCGAAATTCATGGCATGGAACAAGGGTTCCTCCTAGATGTTTCTGTGATATCATGGGTGACTGTTCACCGGGCATGCAACTGAGAATCCTGTCGGCTCAAAGCCTCGATTGCCGGACTGAATTACCACGGCTGGGGGTAGGAAACAACACGTTCCCATATTGAGTTTCAACTCTTTGGTATCGATGGTTGGGTGTTTCCAGTTCTCTTTGTTCAGATACTTGGATGAAAGACTTGAGATTTGGTTGTTCGGATATCGACGCATTATCATCATTACTACATGTCATTATTGGTATGTTATATACATACTTGGCGAGCTCGTTGGCGTTGTCAAGCCCGCACTTCCCTTTTCACCGCTCGAGAACCACGCACTACAGAAGATACCTGTAGTCCGGGGACATGTCGCCCAGCTCCGTCTTTTCTTCCTGCGTCAACACCGACTCGCCAGCCGTCCTGTCCCGCTTCTTGTTCGCGGACCAGCAGGCGAGGGCGTAGGCCGTACAAGACAGGCCGCTGAGGATGACGAAGgcgatgctgatgctgtATCCCGGGATGTACTTGGGGGCATCCTTCTTCAGGAAGGCAaagacggcgatgatgccaCCGATGTTGCCGAAGCCGACCTGCCAGGCACTTCCGATGGAGCGACGGTGGTGGCCACCGAGGTTCATGTTGAACCAGCATACTACGCacgagtgagtgagtggttAGAACACATCCGTCCAGAAACAGCCGAAAAGCATAGATAGGGGATAGGGGACCCAGGGGAGGACAAACCGATGATGGGCATGGCCGTGTAGCAgcccgaggcgacggcgtaGAGACCAAAGGTCTGCAGCGGGGTGTTGTCGTGGACGGAGATGAGGATGGCGAAGCCGGTGATGGCGACGCAGATGGCGAGGATGGTGAAGCCGAAGCGGTGGCGCGTCTTGTCCGagacgaaggcgacggtc
This sequence is a window from Colletotrichum higginsianum IMI 349063 chromosome 8, whole genome shotgun sequence. Protein-coding genes within it:
- a CDS encoding Cytidine and deoxycytidylate deaminase zinc-binding region → MAPTTTPPDPNILRRCVELAREALDAGDDPFGSVLVGADGTVLREDRNRVNTGEDGDGRRDATLHPEFTLARWAQLNLSAADRAAASVYTSGEHCPMCAAAHAWVGLGPIVYVSSSDQLASWLKELGAGAGTKVSPLPINAVAPNIPVQGPIPGLDEEVKALHKRNIERRS